The DNA window TGTGCAGAAAACGGCTACCTTCGCATTTTAATTTTTCGAGTTTGTGAAGATGGCTAAGATCAACCTCAATCTCTGGTGAGCCTTCACAGTAGATTCCCAACTTTCTGATATTTGGAATTGTTTCGAAAAAACCACTCCTAATTAGTGAAGGAACTACAAGCACGCAGGAGAGAGTTTGCAGCTTCTTGTGGATAAACTTTGCCTCCTTGATTTTGAACTTTGCAGAGAACTTGACATGTCTTAACTCAGATAACTCCCAAAGATCAGATGGCACATAGGGCACATATAGGGGGAAAATCAAGGTTTGCAGATACCATAACCTTGATAACTCGATTGGTAAACCTGAAGTGCAGGAGAAAGCTAAGTAGCGAAGGTTCGCAAGTTGTAATATTTCTCCTGGGAACTCCTTGAATACCACTCTCAATACATCAAGCACCCTAAGCAATCTTAATCTGGAAAACATAGGAGTTTTAAAAGTCTTCCAAGTGTGTATGAAAGATCGAGCAATTGGCAACAATTGCTCAGCTTCACTTTCATATGATGAATCAAAGCTTACACAACGGAACTTGTCCTCATCAGCTTTCTTTTCGCATACATCCCTCAAAAGATCATGGATTGAATAACTCAATGGTTTGCCATTGGACTTTTTTCGTGAAACAGAAAGTAGATTCCTGTCCACAAGAGCATTTAAGTAATCCTCGGCCTTTTCCTCTAACCTCTTATCTCCATTAGATTCCACAAATCCTTGAGCTATCAATAGACTCACAAGTCTAGATCCTTTAACCTCATTAGCCTGTGGTAAATCTCCCATATACAAGAAACATGGTTTCAAGTAAATTGGTATGTAGTTATAGCTCAAGGTAAGTGCACTGAGGAGCGGGGAGAGGTTGTCTGACCTAACAACTGAAGCTTTGAACTCTGTCAAAAACTGCTCCCAGACCTCTCTTGATCTTTCGAACTGTGACAAGAGCCCTCCAGTCACCTTAATGGCAAGAGGAATCCCCCGGCAATGTTTCGCAGTCTTAGTTCCTATCTCTTCTAATTCAAGAGGGCAGTCCTCTTCTCCAAACACAACTTGGCGAAGTAGATCCCAACTTTCAGATTGCGAAAGTAATTTAACCTCGAAATGCATATAGTTTGGTTCACGCCTCCCTATATCAGCAAGCCTGGTGGTGATCACAATCCGACTCCCCTTATTGTTGTCTGGGAAGCACATCATTATATTATCCAAGAATTCGGTGCTCCATACATCATCTAACACAATCATGTATCGTCGATGAAGCAATCTCCTATACAATTTTTCTGCCAACTCTTGTTCACTGCATTCAATTACTTCATCACTGAGGTTTTCATTTGGGACACCAATAAGACTTAATAAGATTTCTCGCATATTGAAAACGTGAGAAACTAAGACCCAACCACGGCAATCAAAGTGACTAATAATGTCTGGATCATCGTAAAGCTTTCGAGCAAGTGCGGACTTACCTATTCCACCCATGCctatgatggagatgatctCCATCTTTCCCTCCATATTTGTAAGAAGATCCTTCAACTTGAGCAGATGTTCATTGACTCCCACCAAATGGTTCTTGGCGCTCGATAAACGACCACGAGCTAGCATCTTCTTTTCCTCCAGCTCCACGAGCTTCACAGATTGCTGCAAATGATCTGGTGTTGGACCACTGCCACCTAACATCATCGTCCCCTCCATGAGCTCCACCACTTGCTGCGTTGCAATATCCAGCTCTTGAGTTACTCGCTCCAGATCTTGCTGCAGATCAAGTTGTTGCTTCACTTGTTGAAGATATGGTGTGAAGAAAGTAAACAATAGGAGAGATCGATCCGCGCCTTGAGGTGCTGAAAGCATTTGATGAACCATGCGAGATTCAATAACATCTTCTGCTCTATATGCTGCATCTCTGATTCGCCTCTCCAGATTACTTCGTGCTACTTTGGTGAGCGGACACTTGTGAAGAAGCTGCTGCAGAGATTCAGTCTTTTCAAGTATGGATTCGAGTTGTGGTTTGTTTTGATTAACAATCCACCGTGTTTGTTCAGGATCAAGGATTTGTTTTAGGATTGTGATGAGGGATTGGAGATTGTATGCCATTTTTCTGATCTCTTCTCAATTGCAAATAGTAGTATATTGGATTGATGACCATAAATTGCATCTATTTTCTTTAGTCAATAAGCTCATTAactattttagattttaattaagGCTTTTCCTCCTTTTTCTTCGTACATAGTAGTCTGACACATGTTTTTTTACTGCAAACTAAAAAGTGTCAGTGGAGTTAGaagtataaattttttaaagtttCTTTTATCTCGCACTGCAAAAATTTTAAGTTTGTTTTGTAAATATAACCTAGTTCAAATATACCAAAAATACTATACTAACATCTGAAATTTAATGCAAATAACAATGCAACTTGACAGTATATTATTCACGGATAATTAATAACATTGCAActtgaaaatatattattcatGTGTCGGTGACGTAAAATTTGAAACGGATAGTTACTAACAATGCAACTTGACAGTATATTATTCACGGATAATTAATAACATTGCAACTTGACAGTATATTAATAACATTGCGACTTCACTATATATTATTCATGTATCGATCGGTAATTGAATACTTATACTCCATCCATATCTAGTTAAAATTAAAAGACGGTTTTTTCACGAaagtggaattttgttagttaaATATATAGAGAAAAGAGTAAAATGGAATAAAGCAGAGGGAATTAAAacatagtactaattttttataaCATATTGTAGGCCGTATACGTTCTTTATAGAGCTGTACATACATTTCATAAGGGAAGTATATCAATGTATTATTGGGCTAAATCACTCTATATCAATCATTCACTCTACTCTTCTTGTTTCCttctttctgttttcttttcttcttgGCATATACTAACATGGatcaattctttttttggtaaaggattttaatggaattccattttaatgaagagcatTAGTCGTATTCCgcctcagggagtgacgcataactcttatgcgtcactaacaaaaagacgcataatccttatgcgtcgctattaaacgacgcataatcATTGTGCGTCGTTagttaatgacgcataaccattgtgCGTCGTTTATTAGAGACGCATAATacttatgcgtcgtttaatagcgacgcataactcttatgcgtctttaGTTATCGACGCATAATACTTATGCGTCGTTAGTTGAGTTTTAAAACGGGCAGAAGGCAGAATCAGGCAGAAACGCGACGAAAGAGGCGAAGCAGGCGAGGCAGGCGATTTCCGACGAATCCGAGCAAAATCCGGCGAATTACCACCattttgcaaccattttccggtaattgttcttcaatttggctAAATACATCCTTTAATGTTTAATTTGGGCAGGTTTTCCGTTATTTAGTAAAAGTAGGGTTTTTgattaaattgatggatttttggtatttttgtgttgttttgttgcatataagtagcgattatgatgaaattatgggttatgatgaaattgatggaatttttggacgactttccgtaatttgtgtatttcatatggatttaatttagcaaaattagcgtttatgatgaaattgttggatttgttggtcgattttccgtaatttgggtatttcatatgcatataattgaatGGGTAGAAGCAATTGATTAAGTTTTTGTAATTGTGCCCCTTTTGGTGGGCGATTTTATGCATATATTGTGCCCCTaagttgcaatttagttagcttgttgattgttgagttgttatgaaaaaaatttgaagcatgggtgaatgttttgaagtagatggcatctgcaagttccgaacaacagtt is part of the Salvia splendens isolate huo1 chromosome 22, SspV2, whole genome shotgun sequence genome and encodes:
- the LOC121786151 gene encoding putative late blight resistance protein homolog R1B-16 yields the protein MAYNLQSLITILKQILDPEQTRWIVNQNKPQLESILEKTESLQQLLHKCPLTKVARSNLERRIRDAAYRAEDVIESRMVHQMLSAPQGADRSLLLFTFFTPYLQQVKQQLDLQQDLERVTQELDIATQQVVELMEGTMMLGGSGPTPDHLQQSVKLVELEEKKMLARGRLSSAKNHLVGVNEHLLKLKDLLTNMEGKMEIISIIGMGGIGKSALARKLYDDPDIISHFDCRGWVLVSHVFNMREILLSLIGVPNENLSDEVIECSEQELAEKLYRRLLHRRYMIVLDDVWSTEFLDNIMMCFPDNNKGSRIVITTRLADIGRREPNYMHFEVKLLSQSESWDLLRQVVFGEEDCPLELEEIGTKTAKHCRGIPLAIKVTGGLLSQFERSREVWEQFLTEFKASVVRSDNLSPLLSALTLSYNYIPIYLKPCFLYMGDLPQANEVKGSRLVSLLIAQGFVESNGDKRLEEKAEDYLNALVDRNLLSVSRKKSNGKPLSYSIHDLLRDVCEKKADEDKFRCVSFDSSYESEAEQLLPIARSFIHTWKTFKTPMFSRLRLLRVLDVLRVVFKEFPGEILQLANLRYLAFSCTSGLPIELSRLWYLQTLIFPLYVPYVPSDLWELSELRHVKFSAKFKIKEAKFIHKKLQTLSCVLVVPSLIRSGFFETIPNIRKLGIYCEGSPEIEVDLSHLHKLEKLKCEGSRFLHKIRVPCNLGKLTLVGCVVFQSLLTTLCALPNLKVLKIMFCVFESEAEKVWELTEVDEFSSLQYLCLKSLNLVCWKADKANFPRLRELIVDRCYELEEIPSAIGEIPTLKEISIYECGDSVVASAKQIRKVQQEEHNNYGLKVSITY